Part of the Arachis hypogaea cultivar Tifrunner chromosome 6, arahy.Tifrunner.gnm2.J5K5, whole genome shotgun sequence genome, CCATCAATGCATATCTCCACAGGGCCTCTGCTGCTTTCAGTGAGCTGAAGCAGCTCCACAAGGAGGTTAAATCTTCCCACTCACATAAGAAGAAGCACAGGAGACCTGGAACTGAAGAGGATAATGTTGACAATGGGAGAGTGGTTGAAATTTCTGTCGGGAATGCCAAGCTGACCCATGATGGGAGTGCAGTGTCTAAGAGCAAGTTCAAGAGGCGTCTCGAAAAGAACGATGATGTGAATGATGAGAAATCGACTCAAACTGCTGTTGAATTCGATCAAGAACTTAATGGTTCTTTAAGGGAACATTCACGACATTCTGGCAGCACTGAGAAGCATAAGAAGCATAAAAGCAAGAAGCAGAAAATTTGAGATCAGAGGTTGAGTTATGTGATCCTCCTTGATCATTGTTAGAATTTGATGGATTCATATAAACAGCCCTGCAATTTTGACCAAGAAATACTTTTGTTCTAGATCACAACCCCAAAGATGAATGCTAACAGGCTACTTGGCTTCAAAGATTGTTTATTACCAAAATGATTGGAGCTTGTGCTATGAATTGTTTGAGAGCTCCTTTGATGTACCCTTTGTATGAATAGTAGTCATTACAGTTCTAAAATGTCATTATAGTGCAAAATACTAAAGGGGTATTCTGAAGGGGTATTctgattttgatgaatttttttctCGTTTTTAATCTATATTGTGTAGTTGAGGTTTCTTTAGAGTCATTGCTACAATAATTTCTTTGAGACCCCCATTCAATAATAGAATAGTGTGTATTGACTCAATGTATCAAATGAAATGAATACACTATAGGAGAATTATACAAATACTAACCTATTCAATAATAGTAATCACGTACTATTTTTTAGTTAAGTTTCAcatcatttataattttataaaaatttagaatcaagAACCAAATATTGGTTTATTAGTTTTCAGGGATCAAACGTGATTTCTATTCAACTTCAAAAACTAAATTGATCATCATTTCCTTACAAAAGACTAACCCTTtacctaaaattaaaaataaataaatagaaagggtGATGGTAGATGATTTTCTATATTTAAGTTCATTAGAAATCTTGAAACAAGACAGCTCACCAAAAGGATAGGTAATTAATAAATGCAACCTTTTGTAGCATTTTAGGGTTTTCATAGCACTTTATTGCAGTTTTCCTAACTGCTatacacttctttttttttttttaactcttctctttaattcttttaaatagATATGGTACATTGCTGGACCTATATGGCATACTAGGCAAAATGGAAGGTTCCTTTCCAAAGTAAAAGCTACCAA contains:
- the LOC112755926 gene encoding uncharacterized protein, translating into MKTISGYCVSSKDISLSKAAKILSKFVSAENGASHAINAYLHRASAAFSELKQLHKEVKSSHSHKKKHRRPGTEEDNVDNGRVVEISVGNAKLTHDGSAVSKSKFKRRLEKNDDVNDEKSTQTAVEFDQELNGSLREHSRHSGSTEKHKKHKSKKQKI